From bacterium, one genomic window encodes:
- a CDS encoding zinc ribbon domain-containing protein, which translates to MPFYEYRCDSCGRQFERQQAMNDPALSECPSCGGAVHRVVTGGAGFIMKSLSTNQPSPASGCSLESTGVTCCGRDHRCGKPACGAEE; encoded by the coding sequence ATGCCTTTTTATGAATATCGTTGCGACTCCTGCGGCCGTCAATTTGAACGGCAGCAGGCGATGAATGATCCGGCATTGAGTGAATGTCCGTCCTGTGGTGGTGCGGTTCATCGGGTGGTGACCGGCGGCGCGGGGTTCATCATGAAAAGCCTGTCGACGAACCAGCCGTCGCCGGCATCCGGTTGCTCTCTGGAGAGCACGGGAGTGACCTGCTGCGGCCGGGATCATCGTTGCGGCAAGCCTGCCTGCGGGGCGGAGGAATGA
- a CDS encoding 4Fe-4S binding protein, giving the protein MHELVVISGKGGTGKTSVAASLALLVGDAVLADCDVDAADLHLILSPAIEQRHNFYSGRQAVIRPADCIGCGDCMSYCRFDAVLMSQERSDQPVFSVDPFSCEGCGVCVRFCPVKAIDFPERLCGEWMISSTRCGPMVHARLAAAAENSGKLVSLVRQQARRIAEESGRTRILVDGPPGIGCPVIASLTGASQVLAVTEPTLSGEHDLGRLLALTRHFNIPATVCVNKYDIDVGMTERIEKAAAQAGAAVIGRIRYDRTVTRAQMQAKAVVETDSPAADDFRRIWNRLIDQE; this is encoded by the coding sequence ATTCACGAATTGGTGGTGATCAGCGGTAAAGGCGGGACCGGCAAAACCAGCGTCGCCGCTTCGCTGGCCCTCTTGGTGGGCGATGCGGTGCTCGCGGATTGCGATGTGGATGCCGCGGATCTGCATTTGATTTTGTCGCCGGCCATCGAGCAACGCCATAATTTTTACAGCGGACGCCAGGCGGTCATTCGGCCGGCGGACTGCATCGGTTGCGGCGATTGCATGTCCTACTGCCGGTTCGATGCGGTGCTCATGTCTCAGGAAAGGTCGGATCAACCGGTATTCAGTGTGGATCCCTTTAGCTGTGAAGGGTGCGGGGTTTGCGTACGCTTTTGTCCGGTGAAGGCCATTGATTTTCCCGAACGGTTGTGCGGTGAATGGATGATCTCCTCCACCCGCTGCGGGCCCATGGTGCATGCGCGCCTCGCCGCGGCGGCGGAGAACTCGGGCAAGCTGGTCTCGTTGGTTCGGCAACAAGCCCGCCGCATCGCGGAGGAGAGCGGTCGAACGCGCATCCTGGTCGATGGACCGCCGGGCATTGGCTGTCCGGTTATCGCCTCACTCACCGGCGCATCGCAGGTGTTGGCGGTGACCGAGCCCACGTTGTCCGGCGAACACGACCTGGGCCGCCTGTTGGCATTGACCCGGCATTTCAACATACCGGCCACGGTGTGCGTAAACAAGTATGATATCGATGTCGGAATGACCGAAAGAATCGAAAAAGCGGCAGCGCAAGCCGGAGCCGCTGTCATCGGTCGCATCCGTTACGATCGCACCGTCACCCGCGCACAGATGCAGGCCAAAGCGGTGGTGGAAACCGACTCGCCCGCGGCCGACGACTTTCGCCGGATTTGGAACCGGCTCATCGATCAGGAGTGA